In Nocardioides sp. JS614, the sequence CGGCGACCGGGTCGGGACCCTTGATGTCCTTGGTGAGGACCTCGATGGTCGGGCCGCCGGCGGCCTTGACCTGCTCGACGGCCAGGTCGATCGCGTTCTTCATCGACTCGCCGTTGGCCGCCGAGGGGCCGGACAGGGTGAGCGCCGCGCCCATCTTCCAGGTGAGGTCGCCGCCGAGGTCGGTGCCCTCGGGGATGGCGAGCAGGTCGACCAGGTCGGCCGCCTGGGCCTGGGTCTCGGCGGCGCTGACCTCGGGCTTGTCCTCGCCGCAGGCCGACAGGCTCAGGGCCAGCGCGAGGGCCGCGCCGAGCGCGACGGACCGGCGTACGGACCTGCTGGTGGATCGGGCGCGGGGGCCGCGCCGGGTGCTGGGAAGGACCGACATCAGTTCTGCTCCATCTCACCGCGGTGCGGTGCTCGACAACGGGGTGCTCGACAACGGGTGACCCTCGTCCGTGTCCCGTATCGATCACTACGGAGAGATGGACTTTCCTGTAGTGATCACTACAGATAGGGTTGGCGCACGCTAACCCGGTTGTGGCCCTCGCCACAAGGGGTAGGAGCATTTGTTGTCATTGCGTTCCCCGGGCACGGGCCCGGTGGGAGAGGGTGGGTCCATGCCGAGGAAGACCACGCGCCGCCATCGCCAGGGTGACGAGTCGCGGCACCGGATCCTCGCGACCACCCTGGAGATCGCAGCCGAGCGCGGCTACGAGGGCACCACGGTCGGGCTGGTGACCGAGCGGACCGGCCTGCCGGCCAGCTCGGTCTACTGGCACTTCAAGAACAAGGACGAGCTGCTCGCCGAGACCCTCGAGTACTCCTACCGCCAGTGGCGCGAGGCGACCCCCACGTGGGAGGGCGTCGACGACGAGGGCGTGCCGGACCTGCGCGCGGAGGTGCGCCGGCGGCTGCGCGCGGCGAGCCGCGCGCTGCTGGAGTCCCCCGAGTTCTGGCGGCTCGGCCTGATGCTCGCCCTCGAGCGGCGGGCCAAGGAGCCGGCCGCTCGCGGCCGGTACGTCGAGGTGCGGCTCGAGACCGCCGCCGCGATCGCCCGCTGGTGGGCGTCGGTGCTGCCCGCCGAGCTGCGCGAGCGCGACGACGAGCTGCCCGACCGGCTCGCCCGCGTCCACCTCGCCCTGATGGACGGGTTCTTCGTGGGGCGGCGGGCCGACCCGCGCTGGGACGTCGGGGCGATGGTCGAGCTGATGGCCGAGGGCATGGCGGCGTACGTCGAGGGGGTCGCGCGATGACCGCGGCGGAGGGCCAGGACGGCTCCCGGCAGCGGATCGTCGCCGCGGCCGCGGAGATCGCGGCGGAGGCCGGCTACGAGGGCACCACGATCTCGAAGGTCGTCAAGCGCTCCGGCCTGCCGGTGAGCTCGGTCTACTGGTTCTTCAAGGACAAGGACGAGCTGATCGCCGAGGTCGTGCGCAGCAGCTTCGACACCTGGATCGGCGATCAGCCCACCTGGGACCCGCTGCCCAAGGGCGTCTCGGTGGGCGACGGGCTGCGGGCCGTGCTCGACAAGTCGGCGCTCAGCCTGGCCGCCGCGCCGGACTTCCTGCGGATCGGGCTGATGCTGACCCTCGAGCGGCGGGAGACCGAACCGGCCGCGCGCACACTGTTCCTGGACATCCGGATCGCCATCGAGGACGAGCTGACCCGGTGGTTCGCCGCCGCGATCGGCACCCGCAAGGTGCGGCGCGCCCCGGACCTGCCGCGCCGGCTGGCCCGGATGGTCATCGCCGGCACCGACGGCCTGTTCCTCGCCCACCAGATCCACGACGTCGCCGACACCCACGAGTACGTCGACATCCTCGTCACGATCGTCGAGTCGGCGATCGCCGCGGCCTGACCGGCCGCGCGCCGCGTCGGCCCGCGTGACGCCGAGGTGAGCCCTTGCACAGTCTGCAGTCGTGTGCGACAGTCGTCCCTGTAGTGATCGTTACAGAGAGGACGAGCCGATGAGCGACCCGAACCCGGCCCACTTCCGGCAGGTGCTGGGCCAGTACCCCACCGGTGTCGCGGTGGTGACCGCGCTCGACGAGTCCGGTGCCCCGCTCGGGATGACGGTCGGCTCCTTCACCTCGGTCTCGCTCGACCCGCCGCTCGTGGCGTTCCTGCCCGACCAGGGGTCCAGCTCGTGGCGCGCGCTGCGCGCCTCCGGCGACCGGTTCTGCGTCAACGTCCTCGGCGCCGACCAGGAGGACGTGTGCCGCGCGATCGCGGTCCGCAAGGTCGACAAGTTCGCGGGCATCCCGTGGCGGCCGTCGCCGGCCGGCAACCCGGTGATCGACGGCGCGGTCGCGTACCTCGACTGCACGACCGAGCAGGTCCACGACGCCGGCGACCACCACATCGTCGTCGGTCGGGTGCACCAGCTCGACCTGGTCGGCGGCGACCAGCCGTTGCTGTTCTTCCGCGGCGGTTATGGCTCGTTCACCCCGCTCTCGCTGGCCTCGGGCGACAGCGACCTGCTCGACCACCTGCGCCTCGTCGACCTGGCCCGGCCGCAGATGGACCGGCTCGCGGCCCGCTTCGACACCGAGGTCACCGCGATCGCGCTGGTGCGCGACGAGCTGGTGCTGGCGGCCGCGGCCGGCCGCACCCGGCTCGCCGTCGCGCCGACCCGGGTGGGGCAGCGGTTGCCGTTCATGCCGCCGCTGGGCAGCTGCTTCGCCGGTTGGGGCGACGACGCGGTCCGCGCCGCGTGGGTGGGCGGCCTCTCGGACCTGGTCGACCCCGACACCCGGGACGCCGTACGCGCGGTGCCCGGACTGGTGCGTCGCCGCGGCTACTCGATCGCACTCGGCCACGGCGACGGTGCCCGCCTCGAGACGCTGAGCACCCGCTTCCACGAGGGCGACGCCCAGGTCTCCAAGGCCGCCCTGCGCGAGGCGATCGCGCAGAGCGTCTCCGGCTACAACCCCGCGTCGTACGGCGCCGGGCCGGTCGAGCTCCGCTCGCTGAGCGCACCGGTGTTCGCCAACGACGGCCGGGTCGCGTTCACCCTCACGCTCTGGGGGCCGCCCGGCGCCATCGACGCCGCCGAGGTCGACCGCCACGTCGAGGAGCTGCTCGCCGCGACCGGCGCCGCGACGATCGCCATCGACGGCCGGGTCCCCCTCGACGCCGCCATCGCCTGACGTCTCGCCCCGGCAGCCGCGGGGGGTTTCCCCGGTTAACCGGGGAAACCGGAACCGTTGGGCCGAAACTTCGGGGCAGAAGTTCCAACTTCCCCGGTTAACCGGGGAAACCGTCACCGCCCGCCGCCGCGCACACCGACGGCCCGGGGGGACACCGATCGCCCCGGACGATTTCCCACCCGCGGGGGTCGCTCGCCGTACCATCGGCCGCGTGCAGGTACCGGCGCCGATCGAATACGAGCGGGCGACCAGTGTCGAGCACGCGATCGGGCTGCTGGCCCGGCTCGGGGACGAGGCGCGGCTGATCGCCGGCGGGCACAGCCTGCTGCCGATGATGAAGCTGCGGCTGGCCAACCCCGAGTACCTCGTCGACATCAACGACCTGCACGACGAGCTCAGCTACATCGACATCGGCCCGACCGGGGTGCGCATCGGTGCGCTGACCCGCCACCGCGAGCTGCTCGAGTCCGATGCCCTCGCCGAGGTGTGCCCGATCTTCCGGGACGCCGAGCGGGTGATCGCCGACCCGCCCGTCCGCAACCGCGGCACGCTCGGCGGTGCGCTGTGCCAGGCAGACCCGTCGGAGGACCTGTCCTCGGTGTGCACCACGCTCGACGCGAGCTGCGTGATCCGCGGCCGGGACGGCGAGCGGGTGGTGTCCATGGACGACTTCCACCTCGGGCCGTACGAGACCGTCGTCCGGCACGACGAGATGCTGATCGAGGTGCGCATCCCGGTCCGCCCGCACGGCAGCAGCGCCTATGCGAAGGTCGATCGCCGCGCCGGCGACTGGGCGGTCACCGCCGTCGGCGCGGCGCTCTGGCTCGACGAGCACGACTCGATCGCCGATGCCCGGGTCGGGCTGGCCGCGGTGGGGCCGAACACCACCGGCATCCCCGCGATCTCCGCGGCGCTGCGGGGCCGGGCGCCGAGCGAGGAGGCCTGGGCCGAGGCCGGGGCGATCGCGGCGGCCAGCTGCCGACCGGTCACCGACGGCCGCGGGAGCGCGGACTACAAGCGCCACCTGGCCGGGGAGCTCACCCGGCGTACGCTGCGCACGGCCTGGGAGCGGGTGGTCACGTGGAGGTGACCCTCACGGTGAACGGCGAGGTCGTCACCCGCGACGTGGAGGCGCGCCTGCTGCTCGTGCACTTCCTGCGCGACGACCTCGGCCTGACCGGTACGCACTGGGGCTGCGACACCAGTAACTGCGGCAGCTGCGTGGTCCTGTACGACGACGAGCCGGTCAAGTCGTGCACCGTGCTCACCGCGATGGCCGCCGGTCATGACGTCCGCACCGTCGAGGACCTCGAGCAGGACGGGGAGCTCGACCCGGTGCAGCAGGGCTTCATGGAGTGCCACGGCCTCCAGTGCGGCTTCTGCACCTCCGGGATGCTGATGTCCGCCCGGGCGCTGCTCGACCGCGACCCGGACCCGAGCGAGGAGGACATCCGGGAGGCGATCTCGGGACAGATCTGCCGGTGCACCGGCTACGCCTCGATCGTCCGCTCCGTGCGCTGGGCCGCCGACCACCCCGAGGGGAGGATCGAGGCATGACCGCGACCGTCCCGATCGGGCACGGCCGGATGCTCCGCAAGGAGGACCGGCGGTTCGTGCGCGGCCGCGGGAAGTACCTCGACGACATCGCGCTGCCGGGAATGCTGCACCTCGCCGTGCTGCGGTCGCCGGTCGCGCACGCGCGGATCCTCTCCATCGACACGCTCGCGGCCGAGGCGCACCCGAAGGTGAAGGCGGTCGTCACCGGCGCGCTGCTCGCCGAGCGCGGCCTCGCCTGGATGCCCACCCTCTCCGGCGACGTGCAGGCCGTGCTGGCCACCGACAAGGTCCGCTTCCAGGGCCAGGAGGTCGCGTTCGTCGTCGCCGAGGACCGCTACTCCGCGCGCGACGCCCTCGAGCTGATCGACGTCGAGTACGACGTGCTCCCGCCGGTCGTCGACGTGCGCCGCGCCCTCGACGC encodes:
- a CDS encoding TetR/AcrR family transcriptional regulator; the encoded protein is MPRKTTRRHRQGDESRHRILATTLEIAAERGYEGTTVGLVTERTGLPASSVYWHFKNKDELLAETLEYSYRQWREATPTWEGVDDEGVPDLRAEVRRRLRAASRALLESPEFWRLGLMLALERRAKEPAARGRYVEVRLETAAAIARWWASVLPAELRERDDELPDRLARVHLALMDGFFVGRRADPRWDVGAMVELMAEGMAAYVEGVAR
- a CDS encoding TetR/AcrR family transcriptional regulator, which produces MTAAEGQDGSRQRIVAAAAEIAAEAGYEGTTISKVVKRSGLPVSSVYWFFKDKDELIAEVVRSSFDTWIGDQPTWDPLPKGVSVGDGLRAVLDKSALSLAAAPDFLRIGLMLTLERRETEPAARTLFLDIRIAIEDELTRWFAAAIGTRKVRRAPDLPRRLARMVIAGTDGLFLAHQIHDVADTHEYVDILVTIVESAIAAA
- a CDS encoding flavin reductase, which produces MSDPNPAHFRQVLGQYPTGVAVVTALDESGAPLGMTVGSFTSVSLDPPLVAFLPDQGSSSWRALRASGDRFCVNVLGADQEDVCRAIAVRKVDKFAGIPWRPSPAGNPVIDGAVAYLDCTTEQVHDAGDHHIVVGRVHQLDLVGGDQPLLFFRGGYGSFTPLSLASGDSDLLDHLRLVDLARPQMDRLAARFDTEVTAIALVRDELVLAAAAGRTRLAVAPTRVGQRLPFMPPLGSCFAGWGDDAVRAAWVGGLSDLVDPDTRDAVRAVPGLVRRRGYSIALGHGDGARLETLSTRFHEGDAQVSKAALREAIAQSVSGYNPASYGAGPVELRSLSAPVFANDGRVAFTLTLWGPPGAIDAAEVDRHVEELLAATGAATIAIDGRVPLDAAIA
- a CDS encoding FAD binding domain-containing protein; its protein translation is MQVPAPIEYERATSVEHAIGLLARLGDEARLIAGGHSLLPMMKLRLANPEYLVDINDLHDELSYIDIGPTGVRIGALTRHRELLESDALAEVCPIFRDAERVIADPPVRNRGTLGGALCQADPSEDLSSVCTTLDASCVIRGRDGERVVSMDDFHLGPYETVVRHDEMLIEVRIPVRPHGSSAYAKVDRRAGDWAVTAVGAALWLDEHDSIADARVGLAAVGPNTTGIPAISAALRGRAPSEEAWAEAGAIAAASCRPVTDGRGSADYKRHLAGELTRRTLRTAWERVVTWR
- a CDS encoding (2Fe-2S)-binding protein, which gives rise to MEVTLTVNGEVVTRDVEARLLLVHFLRDDLGLTGTHWGCDTSNCGSCVVLYDDEPVKSCTVLTAMAAGHDVRTVEDLEQDGELDPVQQGFMECHGLQCGFCTSGMLMSARALLDRDPDPSEEDIREAISGQICRCTGYASIVRSVRWAADHPEGRIEA